A genomic region of Lachnoclostridium edouardi contains the following coding sequences:
- a CDS encoding fumarylacetoacetate hydrolase family protein, which produces MKLLTYEAGDRILLGALSKDEEWVYPLKSLGVDYKTMHELVCGMGQSEKQLIDYTIDRQPEPYTIQGAARLEDIRILAPIERPQQDIICLGINYMEHAEESARFKKEEFNGERPYAVYFSKRVNQAVACFEGIPSHSQITKQLDYEAELAVIIGKEASNVSLEEAEECVFGYTILNDISARDIQNRHKQFYFGKSLDGSAPMGPWIVTRESLPYPPKLAICSRVNGEIRQNSNTSQMIFGISYVISELSAGMTLKPGTIISMGTPSGVGLGFTPPKFLKEGDMVECEVEGIGTLVNKII; this is translated from the coding sequence ATGAAATTATTGACATATGAGGCAGGTGACAGAATCCTGCTGGGAGCTTTAAGTAAAGATGAGGAGTGGGTATATCCCTTAAAATCCCTGGGCGTGGACTATAAGACTATGCATGAACTGGTCTGCGGAATGGGACAGTCGGAAAAACAGCTGATTGATTACACAATAGACAGGCAGCCGGAGCCATATACTATACAGGGGGCGGCCAGACTGGAAGATATTAGAATTCTGGCGCCTATTGAAAGGCCTCAGCAGGATATTATTTGTCTGGGAATCAATTATATGGAACATGCTGAGGAGTCGGCCCGGTTTAAAAAAGAAGAATTTAATGGGGAGAGGCCCTACGCCGTTTATTTTTCTAAAAGAGTAAATCAGGCTGTGGCCTGCTTTGAGGGAATTCCCAGCCACAGCCAGATTACAAAGCAGCTGGATTATGAGGCGGAGCTGGCGGTGATTATTGGAAAAGAGGCCAGCAACGTAAGCCTGGAGGAAGCCGAGGAGTGTGTATTTGGCTATACCATTTTAAATGATATCAGCGCCAGGGATATTCAGAACAGACATAAACAGTTTTATTTCGGAAAAAGTCTGGATGGAAGCGCTCCAATGGGACCTTGGATTGTGACAAGAGAATCCCTGCCTTATCCTCCTAAGCTTGCCATCTGCTCCCGGGTAAATGGAGAGATTAGGCAGAACAGCAATACCAGCCAGATGATTTTTGGAATCAGCTATGTTATCAGCGAATTATCTGCCGGGATGACATTAAAACCAGGAACTATTATTTCTATGGGAACGCCTTCAGGAGTGGGCTTAGGATTTACCCCTCCCAAATTTCTGAAAGAGGGAGATATGGTAGAATGTGAAGTAGAAGGAATAGGAACCCTGGTGAATAAAATTATATAA
- the rbr gene encoding rubrerythrin, which translates to MSKYAGTKTEKNLMDAFSGESQARNKYTYYASAAKKAGYEQLAALYLETADQEKEHAKMWFKEFHGIGSSEENLVDAAAGENYEWTDMYARMAREAREEGFEELAIKFELVAKVEAAHERRSQKLLENLKKDGTFKGDAPLGWKCRNCGYIHEGDEAPEVCPCCNHPKAYFERKCENY; encoded by the coding sequence ATGTCAAAGTACGCAGGAACAAAAACTGAAAAGAATCTGATGGACGCATTTTCCGGCGAGTCTCAGGCTAGAAATAAGTATACCTATTATGCCTCTGCCGCTAAAAAGGCCGGATACGAGCAGTTAGCTGCTTTATACCTGGAAACTGCTGATCAGGAAAAGGAACATGCTAAAATGTGGTTCAAGGAATTCCACGGCATTGGCTCTTCAGAGGAGAATCTGGTGGATGCCGCTGCAGGAGAGAATTACGAGTGGACTGATATGTATGCCCGTATGGCCAGAGAAGCCCGCGAGGAAGGCTTTGAGGAGCTGGCAATTAAGTTTGAATTAGTTGCCAAAGTAGAAGCTGCACATGAAAGACGTTCTCAGAAGCTTTTAGAGAACCTGAAAAAAGACGGCACATTTAAGGGCGACGCTCCTTTAGGCTGGAAATGCCGCAACTGCGGATATATCCATGAAGGCGACGAGGCTCCTGAGGTATGTCCATGCTGCAACCATCCAAAAGCTTATTTTGAAAGAAAATGTGAAAACTATTAA
- the arcC gene encoding carbamate kinase encodes MKTAVVAIGGNAIIQEGQKGTLKEQMENISKCCAPIIDLIEAGYHVVLTHGNGPQIGNTLIKQETAKDMIPPYPMDACGAETQGLLGYLIKQALENVMAKRNTNKNIISIITRVLVDENDSGFKNPTKPVGPFFTLAEKERLENEKGYMMKEDSGRGYRRVVASPKPLNILEKDGIKALLDKDFLVIAAGGGGIPVVKQESGYAGVEAVIDKDYASSLLAREIGADLLIMLTGVDQVAVHFGKPAQRFLSRIGLKEIKGYVKEGQFPPGSMGPKIEAAVSFVETCRKTALITSIGGLKGAITGENGTRIIPD; translated from the coding sequence ATGAAAACTGCAGTAGTTGCAATAGGCGGAAATGCTATTATACAAGAAGGGCAGAAGGGCACGTTAAAAGAGCAGATGGAGAATATAAGTAAATGCTGCGCTCCTATTATAGATTTAATAGAAGCCGGATACCATGTGGTTTTAACTCATGGAAACGGCCCTCAAATTGGAAATACACTTATTAAGCAGGAAACGGCAAAGGATATGATACCGCCTTATCCAATGGACGCCTGTGGGGCTGAGACTCAGGGACTTTTAGGATATCTGATTAAGCAGGCCTTAGAAAATGTTATGGCAAAAAGAAATACAAATAAAAACATTATATCAATAATAACCCGTGTACTTGTAGATGAAAATGATTCCGGGTTTAAAAATCCTACAAAGCCAGTGGGCCCATTTTTCACCTTAGCAGAAAAGGAGCGCCTGGAAAATGAAAAAGGGTATATGATGAAGGAGGACAGCGGCAGAGGATACAGGAGAGTTGTGGCCTCGCCAAAGCCTTTAAATATTTTGGAAAAGGATGGAATTAAGGCTTTGTTGGATAAAGATTTTCTGGTTATTGCCGCGGGAGGGGGAGGAATTCCGGTAGTAAAACAGGAAAGCGGATATGCAGGCGTGGAGGCAGTGATTGATAAGGATTATGCTTCCTCACTTTTAGCCAGAGAAATAGGGGCTGATCTTTTGATTATGCTGACTGGAGTAGACCAGGTAGCTGTACATTTCGGGAAGCCTGCCCAAAGATTTCTTTCCCGTATTGGTCTTAAAGAAATAAAAGGTTATGTGAAAGAAGGGCAGTTTCCTCCCGGCAGTATGGGGCCTAAAATAGAGGCTGCCGTCAGCTTTGTGGAAACATGCAGAAAAACTGCCTTAATTACTTCTATTGGAGGATTAAAAGGAGCAATCACAGGGGAAAACGGAACCAGGATTATTCCTGATTAA